Part of the Catalinimonas alkaloidigena genome is shown below.
AGCTATATTCTTGAATAAAAGAAACCGGGTACAGTATTACTGCTTCATATTTCTTTTCTTTTTACTGGCATGTGAAGAAAATGAACCGGTATCAGAAATAAATGAAAATAAATATCTCCTTGAGTTTGAGCAGATCAGTAGCATTGATGCTAATCAGCTAAGAGGCGTAGCGCAGATTTTTCAGCCCTCCTTTGATGTTTCTGCTATACAATACAATTCTGATATTTACAAAATCACTTATCAGTCTGAATACAGAGGTGAAGATGTCGTTACTTCCGGGTTGGTTTGTATTCCCGCAGCTGCCAAAACTACTGACTTCCCTCTACTATTAGGATTTCATCCATCTATTAGCAGCCAGGATGAGGCTCCTTCCAGCTTTAGTGATAATCTGCAAAGTGGGGTGGAGCTATTTGGTGCGTTGGGCTTCATTACGGTAATACCTGATTACATTGGGTTTGGCAGCTCATCATCACTCCCCCACCCTTTTTTGGTACGCGAAGCAATGAGCAAAAATAGTGTAGATATGCTCCTGGCCGTAGAAGAGTTGCTCGCAGAGCTGGAACAAATATATCGTAAGGAAGTCAGTATGATAGGTTATTCTCAGGGAGGTTACAATGCTGTGGCAACGCTTAGGCATTTTGAAAACGAACAACCTCTTGAAGAATGGCAGGTGGTAGCAACTGCTGCTGGAGGGGGCACTTACGACCTGGATGAAATGAAGCAGCAAATTTTTCAGCAACAAAGGTATGATGCTCCTCAAAACATTGCCTTTTTGATTTATAGCTATCATGAATATTATGATTTTGACGGGAGCTTTGATCAGTATTTTCAGGAAGCCTATACTGATTTCATTCCTACAGCTTTTGGCAATGACCTTACATTGGGACAAATAAAGGGACGTCTGACTAGCGATTTGGAACAATTATTAGAACCATCCTTTCTCAATGAACTCAGGACAAATTCTGAAACTGATTTCAATGATGCCCTTTCTGAAAACAGTATTATTCCATGGCAGGTACAAAGTCCTTTGCACATTTATCATGCGACCAAAGATTCAGTGATCAATATTGAAAACAGCCGAAGCTTTTATAAGGAAATTGAAGCTATGGGAAGCCAGCAACTAAACTATACTGAGCTTACTGAGCCAAGTACACATACCAATGCCGGAGCTCCCATGTTGCTGGATGGTATATTGTGGATACTGGAGAACCAGAACCTTTAGCTATTCAGATACTTTTGCGTTGCTGGGAGCGAGAAACATAGCCTGATCAGGTTCTCTTTCTTCAAGTACCACATTTCTATAGCCTGAAGCATACCGGAAATCACCTAAAGAGTCTGTCTCCCACTTGTATCGTTCGCTTACGAGTGGTACCAGTAGGCCATTGACGTGTTGCCATTCTGCATATAACCTGGCACCATAGCCATCCGTATCTTCACCACTAAAGTAAGTAACTGTGTATAGCAATAACTCCATACGCTTATTCTCAGGGTTGATGTAAATGATGTATTCGTCTTCTGGTGAATCTCCGATACCATTTCCATAGGTAAAACGCATCACTTCATACTGTTTTCCCTGGAATATTCTGGATTCTAAAATTTCATAATTGACTCCTGGGTCAGCAAAGACGAAGGGAAGTGCAAAAAAATAAAACTGAAGGTTATGATAAAAACGAGCAGAGCTTCCGGGAAATTCACTTTCTTCTCCCGTATACCAAACCTCATCTCCATCATAGCCGATAGTATATTGATCACTGCTAATCAAAACTTTACGGCTATCAAGATCCACAGTTTGATGGTCAACTTTAGTGCTATCGGAATATAGGTCAAATTCCAACAAATTCATCTGTTTCCATTTGTCCAGCCCACCATGTGCTTCAAGTACTTCCTGAAAAAGGTCAGGATAAGAAGACTGTGCAGCCAAATCATCACTTTCGTAATCCTGATGTTCAGGGTTTGAGCATGAGGCCAATGCAAAAAGCAAACAAATTAGCTGGAGTGGTCTTTGATAATAACCCATCTACTATTAATTTTTTTGAAAAGTAAGCTGAAATATCCCTGCAGGTTATCTGTTTCTCTATCTAGGTTCCACTGACCAATCATCGCATAATATTCGGGAGAGAGCCGGTTGAGGTGTAAGATGTTAAAACTAAGTGTTCCCATCGTTTGCCTGTCAGGATAATTCTTATGGTAGCGATCAAGGGTATTTTGATAGCCGTAGGTGATACCATTTTTTCCAATAAACATCAGAGAATCAGATTGCAGATAACCTTCCATAAAGCCGTCCAGATCACCTTCATTCCAGCAGTTTACCTGCTTATCCATGATGGCAAGAATGGACTTTTCATCAGCAGTGGGACTTTGAGGGGTACAGGAAACTCCTGCACCTAAACAAAAAAAAATAAATAGAACTCTATGCATCAGAGTTCTTTAATTTTGATCTCCTTAAACCATACGGCATCGCCATGACCTTGCAATGCGATATGTCCAGACTTTGCTTTACCATAGTCAGGCATATCTTTGAATTTAGTTTGCGTAACTTTTTCTTGCCACTCAGGTGTCCATAGTTCATAATCAACTACTTTCTCGCCATTGAGCCAGTGTTCCACTTTACCTTTATTAACTACTATTTTAGAATGATTGTACTCACCGGCAGGTTTTGTAGGCTGGCTGGTAGGCACATGAAGCGCGTAGTTTGCCGCAGTTACCTGAGTCTCTTCCAATTCATAGTCATGAACTTCTTTGTAATTTTCCGCATCAATCAACTGATACTCAGGTCCGGTTTCATAAGTACTCCCGTATTTTTCATCCTCTACCACATTGTATATCACCCCGCTATTACCGCCTCTTTCAATCTTCCAGTCAAATTCAAGAATATAATTCTCGTAAGTATCTTTGGTAATGATGTCACCACTACTTCCATCCGTAGTCAGCTCACCATTGACAACATCCCAATTGAAACCCTCTTCTTTATAATTTCTCCAATGACTGACGTCCGAGCCATCAAAAAGCATGATCCATTCATCGGAACTTTCCTGCGCAACAGGCTCTGTCTGGGGAGTATCTGTAGCTTCCTGTTTTTCCTGGCTTTGACAAGCAATACAAAATGCCAAGGAGAGTATAGTCAGTATGAGCTGGGTTAGTTTCATTATAGTGTGAATTATTGTGAGTGAAAAATTTTAAATTACTGGAACCATCAGTCTGTTTTACTGTGATTGCTTATTGATATAAATTCAATGTTCACCTTAAACAAAGAATTTCAGCATCAGGCATTGATAATTTGCATCTTATCCGGATCCCAGTTAACAATTTTGTTTTCGTACAAACTAATATTTGAGGCAAGAGCAGGGCCTGCTGTTCTAAGGCCGAAGACAGGGTCCTCAATCGGTTGACCACCATTCCGGATCGCATTGAACCAATCAGCAAAATGATCCTGTCGCATGTCATATCCATCGGGTGCCCGATAAGTCATCTCTCCGGGAGGGATCATTTCAGCTTGCTCACTTCCATATTTTTCATAATATTTTTTCTTAAAAACTTCCTGGGTTGCTTCAGGGAAAGTTTCGTAGGTGTCCCAGCCCCCAAAGCCGGGTGCTTTTGATAATTTTTTTCTTCGTATGGTTACACTATTACCTCCCAGCACCATTTCTCCTTCATTACCCACCAATCGGGTTTGGTCACCCCCTCCCGATCCATCTACAAAGTTGACCCTGAGAGACATGTTGAATGCGGGATGCTTATCTGTTTCAGGATAATCAAACAGGCCGAGCATAACATCTGCCACATCTCTTCCATCTTCCCAGTATCTTAGTCCGCCGGTAGCGTAAATTCTATTCGGTCCATGTGAACCAGTGATGGTATGCAAACGGGTAAACAAATGGACAAAAAGATCGCCCGCCATGCCTGTTCCATAAGCCTGATAGTTTCTCCATCGGAAAAAACGCACAGGGTCAAAAGGGATGTCAGTGGCATCGCCCTCAAACATCTCCCAGTCACAGGTCTGAGGGGAAGCATCGGGCGGAATTGAATATTGCCAGGCTCCTCGGGCATCAAAACGATCAGTATATACTTCAACAAAATTAAGCTCGCCAATTTCACCTGCTTCAAAAAGCGCTTTCGCTTTCTGCATCACAATAGAATTAGCCCACTGACTACCTACCTGAAAGGGTACTTTAGTTTGCTGATGGACTTTGATTACCTCATGCCCTTCATTTATCTCCTGCACCATAGGTTTTTCACAGTAAACAGCTTTCCCCTTCTTCATAGCTTCAATGGACATCCGGTCATGCCAATGATCAGGTGTGGCTATAATTACAGCGTCTACCTCAGTATTATCAAGAATCTCATGATAGTTCATGCTAGTCTTCACCTGATTACCATACACTTCCTTGATTTTGGTGATATGTCCCTGATAGCAGTCAGCGGCCGCGATAAACTCCACTCCATCTTGTGTCAGCGCAGTATTTACATCACCAAAGCCCATCAGCCCCATACCGATGCAGGCAACATTGATACGGTCATTCGCAGGGGTAGCTTGACGGCGGTTCAGGATTTGAAAAGAATGGTCGGAGGCAAACACGGAAGAACCTCCAGCTACCAATGCGGCGGAACTTCCAAGCTTCTTGATAAATTTTCTTCGTGAAGCTTTATTGGAATGCTTTTCCATCAACGTATATGATTAGGTAATGCAATAGTTTGTCAGCAATAAAACTAAGAAAAAAAGAAAGAACAATAAATAAATTCAGCAGGCAGGAGCAATTTAAGAAGAAGAAAATACTGACAACATTTTTCAAAAAACTTTAGAAGTCAAAAGTTTGTCTTATTAGAGAGATTATCTATTTTTGCGTTCCCAATAAGCCGAGAGGCACTATAAATCTCGGTAGGGCCCTTAGCTCAGTTGGTTAGAGCACCTGACTCATAATCAGGTGGCCGCTGGTTCGAGCCCAGCAGGGCCCACATTTTCTTAGAAATAAAAAAGCACTTACCATGATAAAATGTAAGTGCTTTTTTTATTTTCAGACCCGCTTGAAAGTTTTATACTTCTTTCTTTCTGCTTTGAGAAAGGCGTTAGTTTGTGACTTTATTCACCATGAATTTTTCTATTCGTTGATGAGATGAAGTGAACCTCTATTATTTCCATCCACCACCCAGGCTTCTGTATAATTCAATATTGGCTAGAAATAGCTGACGTTTGAGGTCTACCAACTCCAGCTCACTTCGCAGCGCATCTTCCTGCGCATTGATCACTTCCAGGTAGTTGGCAAATCCACTTTGAAATAAAAGTGAAGCATCCTGTACACCTTTGCTCGTCACGGCGATGCGTTCTTCAGCGATACCATATTCTTCCTGAAGTTTTTCAATTGTGATCAAAGCGTCAGATACATCTCTAACGGCGAGAATAAACTTATCTTTAAAATCCAGCTCTGCGATCTGCTTTTCAGTGACTGCGATCAAATGATTAGTCTTCAGTTTTCTGTTTTGAAAAAGTGGTTGAAATAAAGCACCATTGATCAATGCAAATCCAGACCCCATGGGGTCCAGAAAATTTTGGAATTGAAAAGAATTAAGACCGGCACTACCTCTGAGAACAATAGAAGGGTATTTCATCGCCTGCGTGATTCCTACCTTGGCATTACTGACGATCAATTGATACTCTGCGGCAGCAACATCTGGTCGGTTATTAATAAGATCAACAGGCACACCAGTGCTATAGCGATCCACAAAAACTACATCTTCCAGATTTTGCTCAATATCAATAGGCTGCGGATAACGCCCCAACAACTGGTTAAGTTGGTTTTCCAGGATGATGTAATCTCTCTCAAGTCGGGGAATCAAGGACTCTGCCCTGAGTATTTGGGACTCCGTTTGCTGAATGGCCAAGGATGTAGTCTCATCGGCATCAAATTGCAACTTCACTATGTTCAATGTCCTCCTACCCAGTTCCAGATTCCTCTCAGCAACTGCTATTTGTGACCTGATCATCAACATATTGTAATACGTAGATGCTATGTCTGCTACCAGGGCTGTCTGAACTGCTTTTTGAAACTCTTCGCTTTGCATATAAGAAGCACGGGCTGCTTCTTTTTGCCATTTAAATTTTCCCCATATATCAATTTCCCAACTCGCAAAAAAGGCCAAGGCATAGGCTGAGCGCTCAGTGTATAAAGTAGTAGGTACATCCTCACCATGGTTACGCCTGGCCCTGTTTGAGCCATAATTATTGTAATTTTCAGAATAATACTCCCGGTTATACTCCAATGGAGAAAATCCAAAGCTGGGATAAAAATTAGCTTTTGAAAGTTGCAAGTTCTGGTAACTTATCTCATTTTGTTTGGAAGATTTTCGCAGGTCAATATTGTTGGTCAGAGCAGTATCAATCAAAGAAATTAAAGTAGAATCCTCAAAATAATCCCTCCAGTTGATATCTGATAAATTACTCTGATAATCCAACACGCTATCTCTCTGATTATTTAATCCATAATAACTATCTGCTTTTCCGACATCCGGCCTTTTATAACTTTCACCCACTTTACAACCAATGGCCGTGATCAAGATCAAACTGAAGGGAATTATTTGTTTTGAAAATCTCATATTGATCAATTTTCTTATGTGGTTTTAATGTTAGACCGTTCGTTTAACTGTATAAATAAATAAGTCAATACCGGTATGATGAGAATACCTAAAAAGACGCCCGATAACATACCACCCGCAGTTCCTATACTCACTGACTTATTTCCAATTGCCGAAGAACCTTCAGAAAACATGAGAGGCACCAGACCGGCAGTAAAAGCAAGAGAAGTCATCACGATCGCACGGAGACGCAGCGCGCTGGCATCCAGGACAGCATCCAGGACATTGACACCGGCCTGCCGTTTTTGAGCGGCAAACTCTACAATTAAGATGGCGTTTTTGGCCAGCAAACCAATCAGCATGATAATACCTACCTGTACATAAATATTATTATCAATACCGGCGATATTAATGAAGGCAAATACACCCAAAATTCCGGTAGGAAGAGACAGCATCACCGCCATGGGTAACCAAAAACTCTCGTACTGCGCTGCCAGGATAAAATATACCAGGATGATACTAATGATAAATACGATGGTGGAGTCTGAACCTGATTTTTTCTCTTCCAAACTCATCCCAGTCCATTCAAAGTTTAGACTGGCAGGTAATTTCTGCTCACTCAATTCCTCAATCCTATCCATGACATTACCGGTACTGTATCCTTCAGCGGGTGTGATATTGATTCTGGCCGCGTTGTATAGGTTATATCTTGTCACTGTTTCAGGGCCGTAGGCTTCTTCCAACTGCACAATGGTATTCAAAGGGACCATGTCATTTTCGTTGTTTTTGACGTAAATGGAATTAAATGCTTCAGGACTATCACGGAATGGGATATCTGATTGCATATATACACCATACTGACGCGTAAATCTGTTAAAATCCCCTACCCTGGTTCTACCGAAATTAGACTGAACGGTGAACATCATATCTTTAACACTCACCCCTAAAGCTTTTGCTTTTTTGTAGTCAATATTCAAACTGTACTGAGGAAAGTTAGTATTGTATGAGGTAAATGCATTGTCGATCTCCTTCTGCTGTGAGAGTTCAGCGATAAACTCATTTACCAGGATGCCGAATTCACTCAGGTCACCATCAGAGAGGTCCTGTAGCATGATCTGTACTCCGTCAAAATCACCAAATCCCTGAACTGTAGGCCTGGGATACATATTCATCCCCTTTACTTCACTAATGACCGCCAGCTTATTCAACAGATGTTTGATCAGCTCATTAATATCCTGCACTTCTCCTCGCTCATCTTTTTCTTTGAGCAGTACGTATCCCATCCCTGATGAAGGGCTTTCTGAACCACTCACCACATTATAGCCTGAAACGGTATTTACACTGGAAACGGCTGTTTCCAGCTGAAGGATAGAATCTGCTTGTATCAAAGCCTGATTGGTTCGGTGAAGAGATGCACCTTCAGGCATAGAGACCGTAAAAATCAGGAAGTTGTCATCTTCTGTAGGGATAAAGGCACTTGGCGTCCGATTGGCAAGAAAAACCGTTATTCCAATGACACCCGCCAGCCCGATTAAGCTTATCCACTTATACTCTATTGCCAGTCGTGCCAGCTTTACATATTTGCGGGTAAATTTATCAAAAAGCCTGTCAAATACACGTAAGCCCTTAGTACCATAAACCTTAGCAGTTCTGACCTTCCTGGACTTTTGTATTTTACCGACTACCTTGTTTTCCTTACTTTTTTTGGTCTTATCCTTATAAAGTAAAATAAACAATACCGGACCAAGGGTAAGCGCAATTACTGCTGAAATCACTACCGCGATAATAATGGTATAGGCAAACTCCTGATAGAACACTCCCACCGGACCCTGAAGAAATCCTACGGGTAAAAATACTGCTGCAATAACCATAGTAATGGATACGATCGCGCCAGTAATCTCACTTAAGGCGGAATTCACAGCTTCTCTGGCAGTCATCTGATAATGTTGAATTTTCTCAAAAATAGCTTCTACCACCACAATGGCATTATCTACCACAATACCGATGGAAAGCACGATAGAAAACATACTCAGTACGTTCATAGAAACACCAACCAGGGAAAGAAAAAAGAACGTACCAATCAATGAGATCGGAATGGTAATGGCCGTAATAAAGGTGGCTTTAAAATCCTGAAGGAAAATAAATACCACCAGAAATACGAGTATAAAGGCCTCAATCAACGTTTGTTTCACATGCCCCATTGACTCATCAATCTGGTCTCTGACACTGTAGGTAATTTCATAACTGATGCCTTCAGGAAAAACCCTGGACTGTTCCTCCAATATCTGACGCACATTTTTGTCAATTTCTACGGCATTCGCACCACTCTGCTGTACTATGTCGATAGTGACTGAAGGACGACCATCCAGTCGGTTCTGGCTGGTATAGTTACTAGCACCAAATTCAATACGGGCTACATCGCGAAGATGTAATTGTAAACCATCCTGTTCTGATTTAATTACAATGTTTTCGTATTCTTCCGGCTCATCAAACCTTCCCGAATGCTTAAGGGCTATTTCAAATACCTCATCAGAATTTTCACCAAATTTACCCGGTGCCGCTTCAAAACTTTGATCGCGAATCTGAGAGTATACATCTCTTGGGGTAAGGCCGTACACAGCCAATCGCTCAGGATTTAGCCAGATGCGCATGGCGTAATCTCTGGAACGCAAAATGGCTGCTTCAGCCAGGCCTTCTACCCTTTTAAGTTCACGCCGCACATTCATTCGGGTGTATGCATTCAGAAATGTCTCATTATAAGGAGAGTTTTCATCCTCAGCGAAGATGTTGATGGTCATGAGCGTTCCCTTCATTCTTTTCATAACCGTAATGCCTGACTCAATCACTTCGGGGGGGATCTGCTGCACTACAGTTGATATACGGTTTTGTATATCCACCGCGGCCAGGTTAGGGTCTGTTCCCGGCTCAAAATAAACTGAAACCCGGCCTCTACCTGAATTAGTGGCAGTTGACCTGGCATAGGTCATATTTTCAGTACCATTGATCGCCTCTTCAATAGGAAGCAAAACTGACTTTGCTACGGTTTCAGCATTACCACCAGGATAATATACCTGTACACTTACACTGGGGGGGGCTATCTCGGGAAAACGTTCTACCGGTAGTTGTAAAATACTGGCGGCACCAGCAAGTACCAGCACAATTGATATAACCAGCGTTAGTACCGGCCTGTCTATTATCTTTTTTAACATAGTATCTTATAACTTATTCGAGTATTTTATGAGATTGAGAACTTGTGTCTTGTCCTTATTGAGTTTTGATGATAGATTAATTACTGAGAATAAAGTTTTAGCTGGAGAGTAGCAGATTAATCGCGTATGTACATATTGATACATTAGACCAGTAATGGAATCGACAGGTCTGGAATATGCTACTGGTATTGAAATAGAAAATATTTGAAATGACAATACTGGAGTACTACTAACTATAGGATCAAACAATACCTTCTTACCATTACTGTTATCTCCATAAATTGTAAGCGGGATACCGGTTAGCTTTTTAGAAATCATGACAGTTAAAACAATTAGAAAGCTGCTAAAAAATAAAAAAGCAGACTTTACACACGACTCTTTGAAATAACTATCAAGGTGATCATCAGCTATAAGCTATATGATTGATCACCTTGATTATATTATCTATCTAATTCTAAGCGCTGTGTATTACTGTACTGAGGCAGTGGTAGTATTATCCACTACTAATTGACCGACTTTCATTGGATTCACCTTAACTCCGGTGGTGAGTTTGTTAAGCCCTGAAACCACAATTCTATCGTCAGAATTAAGCGTTTCGCCACTCACGATATACTGTTTTCCTGTTCTACCTTCAATTTGAATTTCTTTCTTTAAAACAGTACTATCAGTTTCCTGAAACTTAAACACAAATCGCTTGTCCTGAATAGAAGTAGTAGCACCCTGAGGAACCAGGATCGCATTTGGGTAGATCTGTTCCATGATAATCTTACCGGTACTTCCGGATCTCAGCAAGGTGTCAGGATTATCAAATTTTGCCCTCAGATTGATTGAACCTGTTGACTTATCTATTTGTCCTGAGTTAGCATCAATTACTCCCGCTCTTTCGTATTCCGACCCGTCAGACAATACTAATTTCACTTCATTATTCATTTTTTTGGAAGTTGAGTCTCCTTTCATCCGTTCGTAATACAGATAGTCAGACTCACTCATAGAGAAGTAGACATAAACATCTTCCACGTTTGAAAGAACTGTAAGGGGTTCTTCATCAGTCTTTTTAACCAAGTTACCAATTGATTTGGGAATTCTACCGATAAAGCCGCTAACCGGGGCATTAATTGTAGTAAACTCTAGTTTGATACGCATGTTGGCAGCAACAGCCTGTGCCCTGTCCAGAGAGGATTGTGCTACTTCATAGTCCGCCATGGCTGTTTCCATCCTCACTTCAGAAATTACTTCGTTATCGATGAGGGGTTGAATACGGTCAATCTCGGTTTTAGCTTTCTTAAGCTTGGCTCTTTCTACTTTTACATTAGCCATTGCGTTCTTAAGATCTTCCTGATAGGGTTGGCTATTAATCTCAAATAGTGGTTGGCCTTTCTCAACATACTCTCCCTCATCCACATATATTTTTTCTAGTATACCATCTACCTGAGGGCGGATACCAACATTTTCTACTCCTTCGATAGATCCGAGATATTGGAATGACTTTGCGGCTTTCTCTTCTTTAAGTGTTAAAACCGGCAGAGGAAGACCTTCATCTTTTTCTTCTGCCTCTTGACAACTTACCATAAAAACCACTAATAAAGTAGCAATTAGGAATGGGTAATTTCTTTTGTTTAGGTAAAGACTGTGTCTCATTTTCATTCGTTTATCTACTTTAAATAACTTTTACCCGGGTCTCAATAACTATACTAGTGAGAAGAAATTACTAGGCTGATCTGATATAATGATGAATATTATGGTTTAAAGCACGTACAGATCAGTTTTGGCATTAAAATTTATCTTTTAACACATATCATATGTAGAATGTTTATCCAATTAATAAACAGATTGTAGAATAATTCAGCAGTTAATTATTGTAGCAGTCGATAATTCCAATGTAAAACGTCTGATTAGTTCGCTTCAGAAGTATTCATAGCATAGGCAATAATTTTTAATATTATCTATCCTGTCTTATGTTCTATATGGTCAGAGTTTGTACTTTCATCATGATATATAGTCAGTAGAGTCACTTTTCTCTTTGCATTTTTGGAAAATAATAAGGTAGTAATTCAAGGGCAGCTTTGGTGACTAATGCTTATATAAGGATTGGGCTACCTTTGTAAATTAACCAAGAGAAAATTGAGCAATATGAGGTAAATAGGAAAAATAAAGGATAGCACCCATGTTACTAAATACATTATTACGCTGCCGGAGAGCATAACTGATAATTACAATGTGATAAAGTGAGTAGCTTTATGAGTAGTGAAATTCAATTGATAATGTAAAAGATCCTTGGTTTAGAATTATGTATTATTTTTGGCATTCAGGATTTTTGCTTAGTTTAAACTTAAAATATTATATCGAAATCTATTTTATGAAATTACTCTTGATTTTTTTCAGCTTGATGATTTCTTGTGTCATTTTATTTTCTGCATTTGTTGCCAAACATGATGTTGAAAATGAAGCTAAGATTCAGATTGTAAACTTAAGTAAAGGGGATACCACTGGTTTCGCTGCTATGAGAACTTCGTTTATGCAAAGAAATCCCGGTTATGACCTAGATTATTTTTATCAGAAAAAATCTATTCCTCCTAAAGATGCTTACCGACTTGTATTCATTCAAACGGGTGAGGGCCAAGTAAGTATTACTGAAAACAGCTCAGACTTTTCTGTTGGTGACATTATTTATTTGGCGAAAGGAGAATCATTGCAAAGTGATACAAAACTAGATGCTTTGGTTTTTGATGTCCCTGATCCGTTGCCTAAGGATGTGCCTCAGTTTATACGACCCGATTGGGATCCGAATATTACAGATGTGCCAGGTGGCTGTGCCACCGAAAGGAATGCTTACCGGAGAATTTTGCTTACCTGGAAAGATGAAGTTGGAGAGTACTTATATCATGCACTCAATGCACACAGGGTGAGAATTATGGACTCTTTTACCCACTATCATCCGGTTGATGGGGGCTTTGATGAGTTCTATTTGGTTCAGATGGTGCTTCCTGAAGCCCGCTTAATCACATCTACTCATGTAGACTTGATAGAACAACCTCAACAGGTTAAAAAATCTAAAGCTGGTGAATTATTAGAAACACACAAGCTTCATGTAGGCGACCTGGTATACATCCCCCGAGGGATCGCTCACCGTGGACTGGGGGGAGTGCTCACACAAGTGATTACGGTACCCGGATTTATTCCCGGTTCTGAAATAGGCATTGACCACCATCTCAAAGCCATAAACGAACGTCT
Proteins encoded:
- a CDS encoding DUF6503 family protein is translated as MLFALASCSNPEHQDYESDDLAAQSSYPDLFQEVLEAHGGLDKWKQMNLLEFDLYSDSTKVDHQTVDLDSRKVLISSDQYTIGYDGDEVWYTGEESEFPGSSARFYHNLQFYFFALPFVFADPGVNYEILESRIFQGKQYEVMRFTYGNGIGDSPEDEYIIYINPENKRMELLLYTVTYFSGEDTDGYGARLYAEWQHVNGLLVPLVSERYKWETDSLGDFRYASGYRNVVLEEREPDQAMFLAPSNAKVSE
- a CDS encoding 3-keto-disaccharide hydrolase, with protein sequence MKLTQLILTILSLAFCIACQSQEKQEATDTPQTEPVAQESSDEWIMLFDGSDVSHWRNYKEEGFNWDVVNGELTTDGSSGDIITKDTYENYILEFDWKIERGGNSGVIYNVVEDEKYGSTYETGPEYQLIDAENYKEVHDYELEETQVTAANYALHVPTSQPTKPAGEYNHSKIVVNKGKVEHWLNGEKVVDYELWTPEWQEKVTQTKFKDMPDYGKAKSGHIALQGHGDAVWFKEIKIKEL
- a CDS encoding efflux transporter outer membrane subunit; translation: MRFSKQIIPFSLILITAIGCKVGESYKRPDVGKADSYYGLNNQRDSVLDYQSNLSDINWRDYFEDSTLISLIDTALTNNIDLRKSSKQNEISYQNLQLSKANFYPSFGFSPLEYNREYYSENYNNYGSNRARRNHGEDVPTTLYTERSAYALAFFASWEIDIWGKFKWQKEAARASYMQSEEFQKAVQTALVADIASTYYNMLMIRSQIAVAERNLELGRRTLNIVKLQFDADETTSLAIQQTESQILRAESLIPRLERDYIILENQLNQLLGRYPQPIDIEQNLEDVVFVDRYSTGVPVDLINNRPDVAAAEYQLIVSNAKVGITQAMKYPSIVLRGSAGLNSFQFQNFLDPMGSGFALINGALFQPLFQNRKLKTNHLIAVTEKQIAELDFKDKFILAVRDVSDALITIEKLQEEYGIAEERIAVTSKGVQDASLLFQSGFANYLEVINAQEDALRSELELVDLKRQLFLANIELYRSLGGGWK
- a CDS encoding YybH family protein; amino-acid sequence: MHRVLFIFFCLGAGVSCTPQSPTADEKSILAIMDKQVNCWNEGDLDGFMEGYLQSDSLMFIGKNGITYGYQNTLDRYHKNYPDRQTMGTLSFNILHLNRLSPEYYAMIGQWNLDRETDNLQGYFSLLFKKINSRWVIIKDHSS
- a CDS encoding Gfo/Idh/MocA family protein codes for the protein MEKHSNKASRRKFIKKLGSSAALVAGGSSVFASDHSFQILNRRQATPANDRINVACIGMGLMGFGDVNTALTQDGVEFIAAADCYQGHITKIKEVYGNQVKTSMNYHEILDNTEVDAVIIATPDHWHDRMSIEAMKKGKAVYCEKPMVQEINEGHEVIKVHQQTKVPFQVGSQWANSIVMQKAKALFEAGEIGELNFVEVYTDRFDARGAWQYSIPPDASPQTCDWEMFEGDATDIPFDPVRFFRWRNYQAYGTGMAGDLFVHLFTRLHTITGSHGPNRIYATGGLRYWEDGRDVADVMLGLFDYPETDKHPAFNMSLRVNFVDGSGGGDQTRLVGNEGEMVLGGNSVTIRRKKLSKAPGFGGWDTYETFPEATQEVFKKKYYEKYGSEQAEMIPPGEMTYRAPDGYDMRQDHFADWFNAIRNGGQPIEDPVFGLRTAGPALASNISLYENKIVNWDPDKMQIINA
- a CDS encoding alpha/beta hydrolase family protein translates to MKAIFLNKRNRVQYYCFIFLFFLLACEENEPVSEINENKYLLEFEQISSIDANQLRGVAQIFQPSFDVSAIQYNSDIYKITYQSEYRGEDVVTSGLVCIPAAAKTTDFPLLLGFHPSISSQDEAPSSFSDNLQSGVELFGALGFITVIPDYIGFGSSSSLPHPFLVREAMSKNSVDMLLAVEELLAELEQIYRKEVSMIGYSQGGYNAVATLRHFENEQPLEEWQVVATAAGGGTYDLDEMKQQIFQQQRYDAPQNIAFLIYSYHEYYDFDGSFDQYFQEAYTDFIPTAFGNDLTLGQIKGRLTSDLEQLLEPSFLNELRTNSETDFNDALSENSIIPWQVQSPLHIYHATKDSVINIENSRSFYKEIEAMGSQQLNYTELTEPSTHTNAGAPMLLDGILWILENQNL